The genomic stretch AAAACTTTTAACTTAAAACTATTGACCTAACCAGTTGCCCAACCTGTCAACATATAACAAACAAGATGTCTCCAATTATAGGAATTTTTTTGCTCCATCCTTTACAGTCTTTCCAAGTTTTTTAAAACTTGGAGAGACTTAAACCCAGGCTCTTTTTTTTGAAAAGTGCAGTAGGGGAAAATAAAACCCCTGTCTGAGATTTGAAAAATACTGTCAGAAAATATGAAATCACTGTCAGAGATTACCGGATAAGTGTTTTCAGAACGACACTTTCTTTTTCTGATTGCAAACGGAATATATACACTCCATAACTAAAAAGATGAGAAGAAATTGTTAAAGGGTTATTGCTGTCAAGTACATTAATATTTTGATTATATATCATTTT from Bacteroidales bacterium encodes the following:
- a CDS encoding T9SS type A sorting domain-containing protein, with the translated sequence MTLSSYDDNINLFIDPGKSENLILNIFDITGKMIYNQNINVLDSNNPLTISSHLFSYGVYIFRLQSEKESVVLKTLIR